The Hypomesus transpacificus isolate Combined female unplaced genomic scaffold, fHypTra1 scaffold_27, whole genome shotgun sequence DNA segment GGCAATCTTTAAAATAATCATTTTAAATAGCCCCTCATCAAGCCTAAAATCAATCTCTATTTGAAATCCTTCCGATTCCGTCTAGTTTTAATGTTGGtctcctttttttattttcagcACTCGTGATACTCGAAATCCTCTAGACTGTGGCTGTTTCCGGAGGACGAATCGCGCGATACTTAAAGCCTAGGCTGGTTATAAACTATCAGACACATCTTTCAGATGTCAACATATCCCCGTCAGGTATATCAGTCTTAAACGTCTTCAAGAATGAACAATATAATGTATACGAACATGAATAATAAAAATGGTTATTGGCCTATACCTTTTTCTCGTCTTTTGTCATAGCATGTAGCCTATTAAGTCTGCGTCAAGACAAGTGCATTCCTGCGGGCTACAGGTCGTAGGCTAGTTTCACATAGGTTAATAATGCCTTGATCctgtaaaataataaatagtagACACAAATAAGCAAAACTATTTGAAAATTGCTATTGGCAATGTCTGATAACATGGAGCAAAACCTTAATGAGTGAaacaatacatttataaaaatggAATAGTTTCTTATTTCTTGCTCGGCTGTGTCAGTGTTAGGCAATTTCTTATTTTGCTCTTGTGTGCTTCTAATCCTCTGGCCCTGTACTTTTCATAGTCATTCTTTTTCCATAATAAATGCACAGTAAACCTAAacgtgttttatttttatttttttacttacaACCTACAACCTATTATTAGGCctatgcttaaaaaaaaaatcactaatGCAGTTGAAGCCTTCAAGCCAATACATCTAAATCCGCCATTTAGCAACAGCTAGGTTTGtgaagtaggctactgtagaagGTCGCATCTCCACATCTGATAAATTAAATATTTACTAGAGCTGAGAGCAGATCGGTTGAGCGATTTCCAATTTCAAAAGAACATGCTGATGTAGGCTATCATACGAACCTGTCTAGACACACTGCGAACTGAATTTCTGGATTCCACGTCAGATAGGTTAATTATGACGTTTTTAGATAGCCTAAGGTTTTATAATCTGAAATATTTGGCCAATTTTATTCCAGAATGTATTGCAGAGGAATAAGTTATATCTGAGATCATAATAATGATCAGATTAGGTCAAGTGACAAACTTAATGTTGAGTGCATTCATATTTTCTCTGTCAGTTCTGTTCAGTATTCCATTTCCATTAACATTCTGGTTACACTTACTGGTTTTGCAAGCAGTAAATGCAGCAGGCAGTAGGCTTGTAACATTTGAGAACTTAAATATATATTGAGCCTCATAGTTATAAAATTCCAATAACCACAGTCATCAAATAGCAATAATAATAAAGGATTAGGCTTTTAGTATATTAAATGTTATACCTACTAGGGAacaatgtattatttatttcaaaTAATGAAATATTAGACTTTTTATTACAATtaattattgttgttattattattagtttaTTAATTATAATATTACTGTTATCGTTTTTTGTTGACAGCTGTAGGCATATAAATAAGATAGCAAGATCAGACTCATGCATGAATACACTGCTAGCGGACAACTAAGCAAGCTTAAAGTACAAGATATCATACTTTTTCTGGGATATCAAAATATAAGGCTGTGGAGAAATCCAATTCACCGAAGAAGAACCAGAATTACATTTTAAGTTGCAGACCACATGTCCGTGTAAAGATAGGCCTGTTTTATGGGTTTATGAATACCAGCACGAAAGAATTTGTATAAATTTAGGGAATGAAGTCACATTCACGCATTTcactttttattaaataaaagtGCATTATACATGACCCTGCCATACACAATAATGCAGGATTCGGTCACTATTACGAACTTAAACATTATATAAATTAAGtaaagttgtgtttgtgtgagtgtacgtgtgtatgtgtgtatgtgtgtatgtgtgtgtgtgtgtgtgtgagtgaggggggggggggtccaatgAGAGACAAATGTTATGTATTATTAGGCCGATCACATAAGTGTCAAAACCAGTTGCTATATACAGGTAAATTATGAGGCTAATTTAAAAATGTGAGTAAAAATGAACATTAAAAAGGCCTAGGCATTTTTACTGATCCATTGATTTGGTTTAACTTGCTACTTGGTTTAGCAAGTTTTCAGTGTAGGCCTAATTGTTGGCAATCACACAAAATTATAAATGGATCGAAGTTACTGTGAAATGCAATTTAaggttataaaaaaaaagaaaacgaaaCCAGGTTATGCATTTGCAAATGAATGTCAGGGCTTTGGGTCAGATGTCAAACAAACTAAGAAACTCAGCAGTGCTTCTATACAAAAACAGGGTTTTTTTTACCCATAAATTATTCACAGTAATATAATTTCTATTGAATACAACTCACGTTTCTATTTACATGTAAGTACCATCTTCTCAATGTTGAAACTTCTATAAATTGCAGTCTTTGTTTTGGCCACTGTTCCACGCTATAAAACTGCATCTATTCCTGGTAAGAGTCCTCCGTCCCCGTGCAAACATATCAACATTTGGACCAAAAACGGCACATCTTGCACAAATTCCACGTTGCTTTTTGTAGGCTACCAGTAGTCTGTTTTCCCCTTGCCTAAGAACTTTCGTTCTCTGACGTATGAACAAGGAGAGAGGAgttcggtttgtgttttttCAGTAACTGTGTTATTTTCTCGTCATCTGAATTGGGGTCCAGGGGTTTGTTATAATCATCATCGTCGTCTTCATTTTCCGAGGCCCCTTTCAGCCTCTCGGTCTCTGAATCCTGCTTCTTCTTCGCTGATGCCATCTCGGCCGCATGTCTTTTTCTCCACTTGGTTCTTCTGTTTTGAAACCATACCTAAAAAGTGAATAAGCTTCGATTAAATACTTGCTCCTTAAATAATAGTGGTTTGTgtctttgaaatgtaaaatatattttagatACAAAAATGATTACTTCTGGTTCGCCTGTAATACAATAATTTATTGTTTGATTTGACCTCAACCTGAGAAAAAGCTTAATTGGACTATGGTCGGTTCATCACAAAAGTTTTTTTGGTAGCAataaacaaacataaatgtaGGCTAGCCTGTAAGCGTAGCAATCACATTGAATAAGCTGTAGCCAATACACTATTTATATAAGGTAAGAATAGATAATAGAATAGATTCCATAAATATTCAAGATGAAATTAAGGTAATTACGCATGTATTTTCGTTTTTATACTACAGAATTGCCATGGATATAAAAAATCAGGGCTTTATATTTATTCTTACCTTTACTTGGCTTTCTGTCATTCCCAACGAATAGGCAAGCCGTGCTCTTTCtggaccagcaagatatttcgTTTGTTCAAACGTCTTTTCCAGAGCAAAGATTTGCTGTCCAGAGAACGTTGGACGtgtatgttttctttttccatCCTTGTCAAGAAGAACAGAATTCTGGTCTGgaataatatttgaaaaattAACGTTATCCAATGTTTTACTGAACATAATTGACACGCCTAGGCCTGCACATGATTTCTTTATTACCTTATTACGCTTGCATTTCGTGGTAACACAATTAAATTCATAGTCATATTTTAATTAATATACTGATCAGGCCTACgaaaaaacacaacatttgctAAATTCAATATAAAATTCCTTGTTGCCAAGGTTGTACTTACGGGGGGAACATGCGAATCTGGcgtctctccagtgtggacttTGCATGACGCCTGGCCAAAAAATCGGAGTCCTGCCCGGTAGATCAGTTAACGGTTTCGGATAGCGGGCCACTGCCACTGCTGCAGCACTTGGGCTGAAGTAAAGTCCATGGGGTGGCGGAGGACTTAGGCTACTAAATCGGGGCAGCCCTGACAAAATTCCGGCAGACGAGGAAGCCGCAACTGCAGCTGCTGCTCCCGCGGAAACAACTGCAGGACGACTGAGGATGTCATTTATTCCGTGAGGGGTGGCGATCGAGAAATGTTGGAGTGATCCGAGAGAGGAGAGTCCTGCGGAGGTTTTGATCCCTGGTGAGGAGACCGGGATGCCACCGGGATTTGGCGAGGTGGCAGTAGGTGAGGTAGAAGACGTTGAAGAGAGTGGGTAGGCTGGGTACAGTTGGGTCTTCATCTCGGTCATGCTGTGCAGCGCTGCTAAAGGAGGGGTGCTCAGGAGAAAAGCGCTCTGTCGGGACCCGTCCATCTGCCCCACGGCTAACATAACCAATAACTAATTAAATGCAGGGTTGAGCCAAAATATCCTCGACGTTTACAAGAAAGTCAGATCTTTTTGAGAAAAATTTAGACCAAACAGGAGAACAGTCTACAAGTTTCTGGTGAGACTATATGAGCACAACTCTGAATGTTCCAGTGTGCACCCGAAAAGTGACTCGCTTATAATAAAAATGTCCAGGTTGGAAACGACCAGAAAGCTTGGCCCACATAAATATATCCTTCTCAAAACCAACCACTGTTTCATCTAAAACTCACTGTCCATGTTTGAGATAAAACTCCGTATGTCAAATATGTAACAAAAGTCACTCGAAGGCAATGTAGGCTATTTCCTATAGTCCCCCAGGTCGTTTGAGCTGATTGCTTCAAAGATGTTTGTTGAATGTTTGAAATATATGGACAAAAAAGCAGTCTACTATTTATTTGCAACACACAGGATTTTTGAGATAATAAAACATTATCATCTCTTTCCTATGTCTATTGCCGCAAAAGTCAAAACTTTAAGAGTAAAAGACTGAAAGAGTAGGGGGTGTTTCTGTCGCGATTGGGTAACCCTGCTATGACGTAGGAAGCGTATCAAGCGCCAACGCCAACTGGATTTAAGAGTGTGTCCTCATTGGCTCTCCATCATAGCTTTAATTTGCACATTTAAAGAGTTGCCATCAAACTCGAACACAAAAGCACAGAATCAATAGAGTCAGTTGTGTGTATTCCTGGTCTAAGGCGATTGTTTAATAAATGGCCTCGAGCAGCCTTATAGACACGAGACCGTGGATAATAACGGAACAAATGTTAATTTTTGGGGATCCTCATGAGGTTCTCTTTGTAAAGACTTTACATGACCAAAAATATGTAGGGAAACGGAAACTTGTGAATGAATCATGAGGGACAAGTTTAGAGAAAGCCTGGGCTATCAAGGCCCATTTGGCCTTTTAAGGAtggataaaaaaatgtaattggCTCTAGAAATTGGAACATTCAAAGGCCTTACACTACATCTTGACCATGACCTAAACACAGCCACGTGTACTTCAAATATACTataaaacgtaaatgtattgtcTATTTGGTGGCGAGGAGCATGCCAGATGTGCATAAATGACTTCACATTTTGGTATTTCTGCCGGAAGCACAGTTATTAGTTTTTACCTTCCCCAAAAATGTTTTAGCCAAGTGTTGTGCAAACATCCTCATCgctaacgtcacaaaacaaacacaaccagaaattatgaaaatattttaaaaaaccTTAAGCGGATTCAATTACACAGGGGTGCACTTAAAATGCATTCAACGTGATAAAATGACCTATGGATCAAATCTGAGACTGAACCATTTCAATACTTCAGCGACATCCTGTGGTATAGTCTTTTAACCTATTTCACCAGAAGTGCAGCATTGGCCATCTGGAACACTGGCACCATCTTGTGGCTATAAGGTGTTGCAAGGCTGCTCAAACGCAGTCAGACTCATCGAAATTGATGCTGTCCGAGAGAACAACTCATGTCTCTTGGTACAAGTCTGTATCTAAATATTGTTAACTCAACTTCAAGGTTAATGGGCAGTTAGACGCAAACAAACTACTCCTTGCAGGTCATTGCTTCACCCACCAGCCTACAACCACCTCTCAACCACAAATGTTTATGATTTAAAAACCCCAAAGTGCAAACAATTCTTTAGaactattttttttaatgcagcAAAGTTTGAAATATGGCTTAATTTCAACCAGTGATCACAAATTCCACATTTACACCCAAAAATGACATGAATCCCAATTGTTGTTAAGAAGTGTCccattttatttacatttactccCGCGCCATGAGCTTTTGCTTCTTCAGCTTCTTCTGAGAGACCTGCAAGGAGACGAAGACAAACCGTCACACATCAATCATACCAACCAAACATCTTCACTATACTGGAGAAGTGTCTGGTTGCTCAGTTTCGATTTGAATTTCTTTTCATGGGTAATCCAAAGGTGTCCTAAGCTGTCATCATTGCAACCGAGAAACTAACCTCTGGGTGAACACTTGATTTGACAAGATACAGAGGATTTGCTCATTTCACACCAAATGAGGAATACAAAAAGTCAAACTAATGTCCCAATTaaaataagggggggggggggggggggggggggggggttacgtgACGCCAACATGTAGAACCACACAGGGGACATGTTCCAGTCCTGAATGTTCAGTGCAACAGGTCATCAACCTCCAGTATTGCACACGTACCTTCTTCTTCTGGGCCACCTCCTCCTCGGGCTTGGGGACGATCTGCTCCTTCTCGGTGAGGATCATCTCGATGTGGCACGGGGAGCTCATGTAGGGGTTGATGCGGCCGTGGGCACGGTACGTGCGCCTGCGCATCTTGGGGGCTTTGTTGACCTGGATGTGCTCGATCACCAGGGAGTCAACATCCAGACCctgcaagagagacagacagacagacgggggtCACAGGTCAATAACCGCAGTCTCAACATCCATCTAGGACAGCTACAAGGCAAGATGGAAGCATTGATAGctcagattaaaaaaaaaaagttgtttcatGGTTAATACAAAGGTGTCCTAAATGGTCATCATAGTAATCAAAACGCTTCCATGCGAGACTGAACATTTAGCCTGGTCTATCATGGTCTTGACATAAAGGGGGGTGGACGGATCGGTTATCTAGAGGTTGGCCATGATACCTTGAGCTCAGCGTTGCTCTCGGCGTTCTTCAGCATGTGGAGGAGGAACTCTGCGCTCTTCTTGGGCCAGCGTCCCTGCGTCCAGTCAAACTGCTTGGCCTGTGGGGGAAACGAGACGTCTGGACGGGCACTCAAACTCGACGGACCCTCGTCATTCATGAGAGGTCACTGGCCGTGCTCAGATATAAATCGTGTGTTTTCATGGTTATTTCCAAAGGTGTCCTAAGATTGTCATCATAGCAGACCCAAGTTGTTACTTCTGCCTTCCCCCTCGCAGGGAAACACTACTACAACTCCCAGTCAAAATGCAACTTTGCAGCGTCTGGAACCAGCAGCTTACCTGAGCACACCTGCCGACACCGCCGTTGTAGCGACGGAAGGGGACACACTGGTGCTTGACAACCACGTCCCTCAGGTACTTGTTGGCCTTGCGGATGTGCATGCCTTTGATGGCCTGAGCTGTCTCACGGGTGTTCTGTTGGGTCAGGTGACAACATCCATCAACATCCAATGTCCACAGAAGAGGAAGGTTTGGCATTTCTAGGCCAGAATGCTTCTTTGCTCAGATATTATTGTAGTTATTGTCACGTTGAATTCCAAAGGTCTCCAATGTTGTCATCATTGCAAAGCATTCGGTCTATGGAGGACCCTCTGCCCTTGAGTTCAGTATAATTAGCATGATTCTTCTTCGCAGTCAGAACTATTATGAAGTTGGTGGAATCCTACCTTGAAGTGCACCCGGAGATTGGAACCCCTGGACTTGCATGCTATGGGGTAAAGATGATTGCCATTAAGGATGATGTAAACATCGATAAAGGCGATATAACTTAGTGACACTGAAACATGAACTATACTCACACTTAGTGGGGTTCTCGGGGTCGAGCGAGTAGCGGACCATATTCAGAGATCTGGAAATTAACATGAGCCATTAAATGAAAACTTAAAGACGTCAGACATTTGACGTTTACTACCTAGTTAGCCAACTAGCACAATTTCGCTACAAAGCACACAGGAAAATCTCAAACCCGTTATGATATATCAGCATACATATCGCAAATCCATGTGGATAACGTACATTATTTTAGATCAATAACGTATTTTTCGGCTGAAAACCTTGCCAGTAAAACTAACTATGGATTAGCAATGCACAAGTTCTAGCTACACCCATGCATTGTTATTAGCCAGCATGAGAAAGCCAACTTGTCTAGGATATTGTAGCATGATTTCAGTAAAAATTCAATTCACAGATCAAGACTAGGGAACGTTCTATATACACTTGACTTTTGGGTATAACAACGCTACCGTTTGCAATCCACTAAAGCTGGCAAAAAGGAAAAATGGCTGAAAACCGACATGCTACAGTACAGAAGATAATGTCGGGAGTTACTAAGTTTCAGACAACAAAAACACGTCCATATACACATCTAGGGAACTATAACCTTTAGACTATCTATAACAAGTCCTTTAAAATAGGGGATACGTAGGATGCAACAGATAAAGGAGGATTTTTAAGATATTGATGTCCACCGTATAACATAAGTTCACCTACATTCTCAGGCCGCGGAAGGGAAGAGAAAGCAAGATGCATTCTGGGAGTAAAAATCCTGTTACTTCGTCTCGTGAGAACTCCAGACACCAGTTTTCAACGAGACTACAGACATGAAGGCGACTGCATATGCACGAACTCGGCGCATTCATGTTTTTTCCCGACTGACTTAATAAATCAGTATCTTCCATGTTATTGCAGCCCTCACAATTATATGTGTATACATGTGATTACCAGGGCGTTGGATTCGAAACGAGCTGTGGATAAATTAGTTTTACATCGTTATCAACTGTGACATAACATGAGTTGCAACTTGCACGCAGGTTACTAGTTTGGTGATGTCAACATAAGTAAGGTTACTGTACAGTAGGGGCCTTCAAACCTTTTGCTGCAAGGGACAGataatttttcctttctttaatgtggggccgggtcgtTCTGTAACAGTAAATTACATGGTTCGGagtgactaccagtattattgtggagatgtTACTATGAACGAGActagtttattattttgttatgcaccGCACATCCGTACATATCAAGGTATATACAGGTCCTTctaaaaaaattagcatattgtgataaagttcattattttccataatgtaatgataacaattaaactttcatatattttagattcat contains these protein-coding regions:
- the rpl17 gene encoding 60S ribosomal protein L17 — its product is MVRYSLDPENPTKSCKSRGSNLRVHFKNTRETAQAIKGMHIRKANKYLRDVVVKHQCVPFRRYNGGVGRCAQAKQFDWTQGRWPKKSAEFLLHMLKNAESNAELKGLDVDSLVIEHIQVNKAPKMRRRTYRAHGRINPYMSSPCHIEMILTEKEQIVPKPEEEVAQKKKVSQKKLKKQKLMARE
- the nkx6.1 gene encoding homeobox protein Nkx-6.1 yields the protein MLAVGQMDGSRQSAFLLSTPPLAALHSMTEMKTQLYPAYPLSSTSSTSPTATSPNPGGIPVSSPGIKTSAGLSSLGSLQHFSIATPHGINDILSRPAVVSAGAAAAVAASSSAGILSGLPRFSSLSPPPPHGLYFSPSAAAVAVARYPKPLTDLPGRTPIFWPGVMQSPHWRDARFACSPHQNSVLLDKDGKRKHTRPTFSGQQIFALEKTFEQTKYLAGPERARLAYSLGMTESQVKVWFQNRRTKWRKRHAAEMASAKKKQDSETERLKGASENEDDDDDYNKPLDPNSDDEKITQLLKKHKPNSSLLVHTSENESS